A genomic window from Hyla sarda isolate aHylSar1 chromosome 10, aHylSar1.hap1, whole genome shotgun sequence includes:
- the LOC130293927 gene encoding chemerin-like receptor 1, with protein sequence MRMENSTFFPSSPNPLALQLEEGEEEYAPMEDMPSELETTLRYLSIIIYSISFLLGTTGNGLVIWIAGFRMKRTVNTVWFLNLAIADFIFTFFLPLSIAYTALGFHWPFGTLLCKLNSTVAFLNLFASVFLLTIISADRCVSIVRPVWAQNHRTTRLASAIALAIWLGAFCLCSPYLAFRDTIRDPETNVTHCYNNYAFSNDFDDLEVVALRSMRHQVMISVRFLFGFLLPFGLILVFYSLMALKLRRSQLSWSSRPFKVMATVVAAFFLCWFPYHILSVLEVVMHHWDNKGLKSAVLIGSPLATSLAFFNSCLNPFLYVFLGRDFKESLRRSILLAFESAFSEEHGKNNYSQGKSRSVSDQESQFT encoded by the coding sequence ATGAGAATGGAAAATTCCACTTTTTTCCCATCCTCACCCAACCCTTTGGCACTGCAGTTGGAGGAGGGAGAAGAAGAGTATGCCCCCATGGAAGACATGCCCTCAGAGCTGGAGACCACACTCCGGTACCTCTCCATTATCATTTACAGCATATCATTCCTACTGGGAACCACAGGCAATGGCTTGGTGATCTGGATTGCTGGATTTAGGATGAAGAGGACGGTGAACACTGTTTGGTTTTTGAACCTTGCCATTGCCGATTTCATCTTCACCTTCTTCTTACCGTTGAGTATCGCCTACACGGCCCTTGGATTCCATTGGCCCTTTGGGACCTTACTATGTAAACTTAATAGCACCGTGGCTTTCTTGAACTTATTTGCCAGTGTCTTCCTCTTGACTATTATCAGCGCTGACCGTTGCGTCTCCATCGTAAGACCCGTATGGGCACAAAACCATAGGACCACCAGGCTAGCCAGTGCCATAGCACTAGCCATTTGGCTGGGCGCCTTTTGCCTCTGCTCCCCATACTTGGCCTTTAGGGATACCATAAGAGATCCCGAAACCAATGTGACCCATTGCTATAACAATTATGCCTTTTCCAATGACTTCGATGACTTGGAGGTGGTGGCCCTCAGATCCATGAGGCACCAGGTGATGATCTCTGTCCGTTTTCTGTTCGGGTTCTTGCTCCCTTTCGGGCTGATCTTGGTTTTTTATTCCTTAATGGCCCTTAAGTTGAGGAGGAGTCAACTCTCTTGGTCCAGTCGACCATTCAAGGTGATGGCCACTGTGGTAGCTGCTTTCTTCCTTTGTTGGTTCCCTTACCACATCCTTTCAGTCTTGGAAGTCGTCATGCACCACTGGGACAACAAAGGGTTGAAATCAGCAGTTCTTATAGGAAGTCCTCTAGCAACGAGCCTGGCGTTCTTCAACAGCTGCCTGAATCCTTTCTTATACGTCTTCTTGGGGAGGGACTTCAAGGAGTCCTTGCGTAGGTCCATCCTTTTGGCCTTTGAAAGCGCATTTAGTGAAGAACATGGCAAAAATAACTATAGCCAAGGGAAGTCGCGATCGGTGTCCGACCAAGAGTCTCAGTTTACCTGA